Within Lolium rigidum isolate FL_2022 chromosome 5, APGP_CSIRO_Lrig_0.1, whole genome shotgun sequence, the genomic segment ATGCGTGTCAACGTCAACGTGTGTGTTTCTtaataaaaaagaaaaactatATACTCCCCCTTAATCAACACAGTNNNNNNNNNNNNNNNNNNNNNNNNNNNNNNNNNNNNNNNNNNNNNNNNNNNNNNNNNNNNNNNNNNNNNNNNNNNNNNNNNNNNNNNNNNNNNNNNNNNNACTTTTGGCCACCATAGCCCAGGAGCAACCAAACAACCGTTTTTTTGGCCCAACTCATGCGAGCCAGTCCATTGTTGGCAACCAATCAGGCCCTTGAAGGAGACACGGTATGACGGTATTATCAGAAAACCTTAACACATATATGATTGTAAATAATGTACAAGTTGCCATGTTATTGAGGCATCAACCGATGAAACCAAATGTAATAGCATTCATAGTTCTTATCTGAGAACAACCAATCCAATGTTATGATGTATGGTTATTTTTATGGGTGTGTCtaagtctcagtcgactgagacataGCTTATGTCTCAGTCGAATTATATGATGCGAGCCTAAACAAAGTATAAACAATATCAAACACGAATCTTTAAGCAGAAACAAAATCCAACGATGGAGCACGTGACTGAGACGTTAGCTACGtctcagctagctgaaacttagcaattccTTATTTTTATGGCTCCACTGTGCATATGGAGTATAGCATTGTTTCGCACATGAAGTTTCCATGGACTTACATTTCAATGATGACCCAGCAAGACATGTTATCCTTGCTTTTGTGTTGACCTCTGCTACTGGAGTAGGCTTCTCATTTCCAATCATCCGGGCATCCCAGATCCTTATGACGCCATCGGATGAAGCCGAAGCAACTAGAGTGCTCACTTCAGACCCGTCATTCCGGTTATCGAAAACAACAATCCCTTTTACACGAGTTGAATGAGCGCCCTCAATGCGCGATGAAACCTTGCCGCTGGACAGATCCCAAGCAGTAATACCACGATCCTCGCCTCCAGTGTAAAGTACTCCATTCTGACACAGAAACATGATAAGCAAGTGAGCAACTTAACAGCATATATTCATATCTGTATGATGTTTCTACAAGATTATAGAAGAAAGAGTAGAGAAACAAGGGAGGTGAAGCCAAAGTGCTACAGCATTAAGCATATGAAGATCCACTCACTTAACAAAGGGAATTGGACCTTATAAGTCCTAATAGCTACTTCTTGAAGTTTTAGCTAGCAGTCTTATGGGCTGTCAGATAGCTGACCACAGTCAGATTTGCATTGAACAGGTTGTTAACAAACTTGAGGAATTTCTCAACCCTACACTAAGAATTAAGCAACAAGCATTCTCATGGCTTGAAGTTTATTATCTGGAGGCATGGCAAATCCAAATACCTTGGCTGGGGCGAAGGCGAGCACCCTCTTGTCGCAGCGCATCTCATGAATGATcctggcgtcctcggagtcatgcacgGTGACCTTCTCCtcggcggccatcacgaatcgGTCCCcgccggcggcgtcctccgcATAAGCCACGGCCGACGCGGGGCGCTCGAGGCGGCAGGCGAAGCTGCGGCGGCCGCGGAGCAGGTTGAGCATGGCGAGACCCCCCGCGCGGCCAACGGCGAGCGCGACGCGGCCGGAGGGGTGCACGGCGACGGCGTCGGCGGCCTCGCGGCCCCGCGGGAAGACGCGGAGCGAGCTGAGGAGCGCGAAGCCGTCGGCGTCGTAGAGGTGGAGCAGGCCGTCgtcggaggcggcgaggaggttGCGGGGCACGGGCCCGATGGAGTGGAAGGCGAGCGCGGAGACGGCGGCGCAGGGGTCGAGGAGCGGGCCGAGGTCGGCGGCGGTGGGCAGGTCGTAGAGGCGGACGGAGTCGTCGGCGCCGCCCGAGGCCGCCAGCCCCGCGCGCGGCGCGGCCGCCACGCAGCGGATGGGGCCCGCGTGGGCCGGGTAGGAGAAGAGCGGGGCGAGGGCTAGGGTTCCGTCGGAGGAGGGGGCTGTGGCGGTGATGGGCTTGAGGGAGAAGCCCCAGATGAAGCGCTCGTAGGAGCCGGCGACGAGAGCCATCGGAGAcggaggggaggaagcgagagccgccgccgccggaagggttgaggaggagaggggagaaaGGGTTTGTTGGGGTTTTGTTCTTCTTTTTGCGCAGTGGACCGTGGTGTGGGCCAGGACATGATGGATGAGCCATGCCACCGGACCGTCcgtggcgacgcaaacctggcctaaatatgcgctgcgtctccgcggatgctccgcggccgagcgtcctccttttcttacccggttccgcacgtcagggacagcgaaatcgaccgcttcgatttacttctttttccccttctttgctgccctagtgcgatgccaccaccccaaccccaccagCCGCTGCACCGCAATACACCCCGTTCGCTCGGTCCTCGCCGCGCCATAGAACATGATCTCAGTCGGGGTAGACTCTGGCGCACACCTGTCGCCTGTTAGGGGGGCAAACTTTGCCGGTTGCACCGCCCGgcctcgccgcccacgacctgttcgatcAATTGCGCCGGTAAGTTTCTTGCTCGTGTTTTCCGCGCTATTGTCCGTGGCCATTGATCCGTAGTtcctacccacgcagatggacatgtggcagatgctggACAAGTTCCGTGCagaggtcgttgactcctcttccgacgagggttccgatcagtcgacgcagatAATGGCTACTGATgcggcctccatcctccacgagTACAATTCAAGCCAGAcgccggtgcaccggggctctgtgaaggacCGCTCAAAAACCCTGCCGCACAACAGAGTGGAAGGACACCTCCGGCTCCACGCGGACTACTTCTACCGCACTAATCCGGTGTTCCCGAAAAAACTGTTCCGGCGCCGATACATGATGTCAAGGGACCTATTCATGGTCATTCTACGCGGCATCAgagactacgacccctactttcaatgcaggcccgatgcaattggtgcgctaggcttcacctcctacaaaAACTGCTCCGCAGCTATTCGTatgctatcatatggaatggttgctgatatattcgataagtatcttcgaatgggtgagaacacctgccttgagtccatgtacaggttttgtcgagccgtgattgccgtgttcagacatcattactgtagggagccaactgttgtgGATACAAGACAGTTGTTGTCTATCAatgagtctagagggttcccatgAATGATTGAcaacatagattgcatgcactgggagtggaagaactgtccatttggatggcagggtcagtacagcGGGCATGCAGAGGGatggactgtcattcttgaagctatcatatctcaagatttatggatttggcattgatTCTTTGGTATGACCGATTtcaacaacgacatcaatgtgttgcaccagtcaccggttttcaacaggattatgcaaggcaaagctccctagGTGAGCTACGaggtataaagttgtactaaatctgagtcaattaaaaaagaatggagggagtatgtttgATCAAATTTATCTATAGATGTATGAACATCCATTGTACTAGtttcatcataaaatatattttcgtacTATAAATATTTACGATTGTAGATATTAGCACATTTTGTATGTAGATTTGGTCAAACTGAAAGATGTTTAACTTATTAAAAACTAgaactttaaataattcaaaacaggAGGAATAATTATGCACTTCtttcgggagtggtgttttggaacatgggagcatatgctccctctattttgaaatgcatcttacacatattttgaatttaaaaaaaaattgaaacaaaaaattcgcatgtaaatcttctcgtgctacatgcttagaaagttgtttcataaaaaatcgacttatcatgtgacgtgtgtaaaaaagataaaactcagtactaaaaataatgcttttcacaagataagttttctctttttttatatagaccacaaaaatattgattttttgtgaaacttgacgaacaaacatatattatgaagatgtacatgtagaaaaatttgttaaatttttttgacatttcgaaatataattttttggtagagggtgcatacgcacccgggagccaaattgaatttccgactTCTTTCATGTTATCATCTTGCAATACAAGATGGTAATACAAGTCACATAACCTTTCAAGATTGCTCGAGAAAATGACAAAAAAAACATCATATTTAGGGTTGCAATGTCACATAACCACCAACTTAGGAGTTAGAACTGGGCTAAAAAACCACCGCAAAATGGGGCATACAGTTGAAAGATTGCACGAATCTTCCAAATTAGTGGTGCTAACTAGTTTTCCGGCAACCTAGAAAAGTCCACTTG encodes:
- the LOC124655583 gene encoding p21-activated protein kinase-interacting protein 1-like, yielding MALVAGSYERFIWGFSLKPITATAPSSDGTLALAPLFSYPAHAGPIRCVAAAPRAGLAASGGADDSVRLYDLPTAADLGPLLDPCAAVSALAFHSIGPVPRNLLAASDDGLLHLYDADGFALLSSLRVFPRGREAADAVAVHPSGRVALAVGRAGGLAMLNLLRGRRSFACRLERPASAVAYAEDAAGGDRFVMAAEEKVTVHDSEDARIIHEMRCDKRVLAFAPAKNGVLYTGGEDRGITAWDLSSGKVSSRIEGAHSTRVKGIVVFDNRNDGSEVSTLVASASSDGVIRIWDARMIGNEKPTPVAEVNTKARITCLAGSSLKYMGIWEKVATLAAAPTLDPANWEVHPRVVDWMCSLAAGLPNAEASRVRSCAMLVLWHIWLERNARTFRAFTSTVVSLLAKIADEAATWDLAGAKISTPRRVVV